The stretch of DNA TGGGATTGCGGCAAAAAAAGTGGAGAAGCTCCAGTTCCTTCGCCGTGCACTCTACTTCAGCACCATCAACAATTAGCCGCGCATCCGCGGGGCTGAAGGTGAAGCTTGCATATTGGTATGTCCGCGTATCATCAAGCGGGGAGTGAGCAGCCTTAGTTAAGCCCTGTCGCCGAAAGAATGCCTTGATTCGGGCCACGACCTCCAGCGGATTAAAGGGCTTGGTAATGTAATCATCCCCGCCAATACTAAGGCCTGTGAGTTTATCAAAGTCACTTGTACAGGACGTCACGAAGATAATCGGTGTATGACTTATTTTGCGGATTTCACGGCAAAGTTCAAATCCGTCGGTGTCTGGCAGTGTAACATCCAGCAGGATTAGGTCGTAGCTGTTCTGCCGGATTAGAGCTAGTGCCTGGTGACCGGTCGTACAGCACGTAATATTAGAGTAGCGCTCCTTGTTAAGTGTGATTTGAAGCAGCTTCAGAATCCCTTCCTCGTCGTCTACAAGCAGTATTTTCTCATGATTCTCCAAACCTCTTACCTCCTTATAAACCTAATCCGTATTTTACCATACGCTCTTATCGGGCTGGACTGACTATCTTCGAATTTACTCGGTTTTTACTTTGTTTTTACTTTCATTCTCTAATCTTAAAAGCAGTTAAAGATTATAGAGTGCTTAGTGGAGGTATGAACATGGAATTAGAGATCCGACAAGTCACCAAAAGCTACGGACAGAAGCTGGCGCTGAAGCAGGTTTCTCTGAAGCTTGGGCCTGGAATTACAGGCCTGCTCGGGCCGAATGGGGCGGGCAAGTCTACCTTGATGCGGATGATCTCCACCCTGGAGTCTCCAACAAAGGGAAGCCTGCTATGGAATGGGGAGGATATCGCTCAGCACCCTGAGCGAATCCGTGAGGTATTAGGTTATCTACCTCAGGACTTTGGGGTGTATCCCAACCTGAATCCGGTGGAATTTCTTGAATATATGGCGGCGATTAAAGGCCTGTCGATGAAGCATGCCAAGCGGCGGATTCAGGAATTGCTGGAGATTCTGAATTTGAGCCAAGACCGGAAGCGGCTGCTGGGAGGCTTCTCTGGCGGAATGAAGCAGAGGGTGGGGATTGCACAGTCCCTCCTTAATGATCCCGAGATTCTGATCGTGGACGAGCCGACAGTAGGACTCGACCCGGAGGAACGTATCCGCTTCCGTAATCTGCTGTCTACACTGGCTGAGAGCAGAGTGATTATTTTGTCCACACATATCGTGACAGATATTGAGTCAGCTGCGCCGCGAATTGCCCTACTGGCCAAAGGCGAGGTTGTGAAGTTCGGAACGCCTGAAGAATTAATGAGCAGTGTAGAGCACAAGGTATGGAACTGTGTTGTTCCTACGTCAGCTCTGCAGCAATTACAGGAGAAGTACATGATCAGCAGCACCATCCATCGTCCAGATGGCGTGCATGCGCGGGTTGTCTCTAACCGCAGACCGGATTTTCTTGCCACACCGCTCTCTCCGACACTGGAGGATGCTTACTTGTACGCGGTTGGAGATGGGGGCGGTGAGGAATAATGCTTCTGAGTCTAGTCTACCTCCTGAAAAACAATCTGCTGAAGCAGGTGAGAAGCTACTCCTTTCTCATTGTAGCCGGGCTTTGCCTGGCACTTGGTTACTTTTGTGTTCCTGCGGCTGAGTCCGGCTACGAAATATTTACGATTGGCGGAGGCAGCAGGGGGATCTATAACTCTGCCTGGCTTGGGGCAATAGGGACGATGCTGTCCAATCTGCTCCTTTGGTTGTTCGGTTTCTACTTATTAAGAAGCCAAGTCTCCGAGGATGGCCGATTGAAGGTAGGTGATATTATTGCCTCCACCCGGGTCACGAAGCTGAAGTATATTGTGCTGAAGGTTCTATCCAACTTTGTGGTGCTGATTGTGCTTCATCTGCTCCTGATTGTAGCTTTTATGATCATGCAGCTGTTGAGAGGTGAGGTGACCGGACTGAGCCTATGGGGGTATGCCGCGCCCTTTGTGTTCATTACACTGCCTTCCATGTTTTTGCTTGCCGCTTTGACCGTGCTGTTTGACGTGATCCCAGGGCTGAAAGGGACGCTGGGAAATATCCTCTTCTTCGCTCTATGGATATTTATAAGCATCTATTCCATAGAGTCAAAGAGTGAAATGTGGGATCTGTTCGGGCTGCAGACGATCACGCCCGGAATCCTTCATGCAGCTGTTCAGAATGTTCCTACATTAGGGGAGCCGGCAGGGTTTAGCTTTGGATATACGGCATTAGAACAGGCGCCGCAGATCTTTGTATGGAATGGGGTGGAGTGGTCGCAGGTGCATCTGCTGGGCCGCGTGATTTGGATACTGGCTGGATGTATAGTGACGCTCATCTCTGCCACTTTGTTTACCCGTTTTAGAACGGAGCGGAAAAATGCAGCCAAGCAGCTGATTGTGCCTCCTATTTATACTGCGAAGTCTCCATCTATGTTGGAGCCAACTCAGAAGGAATGGGGGAGCGGCTCTTTCTCCCTGTCCTCGCCCGTTCCAAAAGTAGGAGGCCAGCGGATTTTTCAGCTGGTGAGGTATGAGCTGATCTTAATGCTGAAGGGTGTATCCTGGTGGTGGTGGCTGCTAGCTGTGGCTCTAATCGCTTTCAGCTTGTTTGTGCCTATGGGCATGGCCTCGGCCTGGTTTCCGCTAGTCTTGATCTGGCCGCTTGGACTCTGGTCGCAGATGGGCACCCGGGACAAGCAATATTTCACAACCGCGATGATTCGTTCCAGCAGTCCGCCGATCTACAAATGGCTGTCTGTATGGCTGGCGGGTATCACCCTGGCCTTGCTGATGTCTTCTGGCGTACTGATTCAATATGGGCTTAATAACCGCATCCCAGAACTTTACTCATGGTGCGCAGGAATTCTGTTCGTGCCGACGCTGGCCCTTGCTCTGGGAAGCCTTAGCGGTTCAAGAAAGCTATTTGAAGTGGTGTATATGCTCTGGTGGTATTTGGGGCCGATGAATCATTTGCCGGGTTTGAATTTCTTGCATGGGAGCATTCCGCAGGCTGGAGTGTACCTCGGACTTACGCTGTTGCTTGGGAGTGTCGTTTATATCTATGAACAATTCCGCGGAGGAACATCCGTGCTAAAGGGGAGGGGATAAATATGAAATTTCTATCGAATACTTGGGCTGGCTTGCTGGGGATCGTTATCTTATTAGCCGGAGTGACAGGCTGCGATGGGGGGACGGCTGCAGATTTAAAAAGCAAGACTTTTGAGAACAGTCAGGTTAAACGGATTGTGATCACTACCGAAGGACAGAACATCAAGCTGGTTCCTTCTTCATCCGGTCAGATCAAAGTAAGTTATCCTACAAAAAAGGATCTTCCCGCGGAGCTGAAGGGGGACGAACTAAGTGTTCATATCAAGCCATCTTCAGGCTTTATTCACTTAGGCACAGCTACGCTTTCTCTGGAAGTTCCCGCTCAGGGTGACCAGAGCCTTGAGGTTCGAACCGAATCAGGGAATATTACAGTAGATCCCAAGCTCCAATTACCTGAGGTTAAGCTGGATACCGATTCGGGAAATGTTGATGTTCAAGGTTATATAGGGAGTGTGGAGGCCACTACAAACTCCGGAAAAATCATAAAACCTTCCGATCTTCCTCTAAAAGCAGAGGGAGCGGCCAATTCAGAAGGGAGACTGACTGGCGTACTGGGTAATCAGAAGGAGCGGGCGTGCAGACTGCTTATTCACTCCTCCTCCGGCAATATCTCCTTTAAATAAGATCCAGCTGCGTGAATCATAGAAGGGTATAGGATGATAGCGCTAGTATTCCCTAAATTTCGACAATTACATCTAGGCTTCCAGCCTCATTTCCACAAATAACCTTGTAGAAAAAAGGAATTTTTTGCGCTTTAGCCGAATAATGCAAAGGAGTGTGAAAAAAGACATTGTAATCAGGAGGAATTGGAAGTGGAAAGAAGGATCAACTATGTGCTGTGCATCTTGGGAGCCTTAGTAGCTGCAATTATCGGGGGATTCATTTGGGCGGGAATCGCAATCACGACGAACTATGAGCTCGGGATCATTGCATGGTTAATTGGGGGGCTTACCGGCTTTGCCGTATTTTTTACCTCAAATAAGCGTGCATCAGCGGCAACACAACTCATCGCAGTCATTG from Paenibacillus sp. CAA11 encodes:
- a CDS encoding response regulator transcription factor encodes the protein MENHEKILLVDDEEGILKLLQITLNKERYSNITCCTTGHQALALIRQNSYDLILLDVTLPDTDGFELCREIRKISHTPIIFVTSCTSDFDKLTGLSIGGDDYITKPFNPLEVVARIKAFFRRQGLTKAAHSPLDDTRTYQYASFTFSPADARLIVDGAEVECTAKELELLHFFCRNPNRLFTSSQIYEYVWGNPGYGEEKTVTMHISKIRKKLGDNPKAPQLILNLRGIGYKFVPPKASDQGEETS
- a CDS encoding DUF4097 family beta strand repeat-containing protein — its product is MKFLSNTWAGLLGIVILLAGVTGCDGGTAADLKSKTFENSQVKRIVITTEGQNIKLVPSSSGQIKVSYPTKKDLPAELKGDELSVHIKPSSGFIHLGTATLSLEVPAQGDQSLEVRTESGNITVDPKLQLPEVKLDTDSGNVDVQGYIGSVEATTNSGKIIKPSDLPLKAEGAANSEGRLTGVLGNQKERACRLLIHSSSGNISFK
- a CDS encoding ABC transporter ATP-binding protein: MELEIRQVTKSYGQKLALKQVSLKLGPGITGLLGPNGAGKSTLMRMISTLESPTKGSLLWNGEDIAQHPERIREVLGYLPQDFGVYPNLNPVEFLEYMAAIKGLSMKHAKRRIQELLEILNLSQDRKRLLGGFSGGMKQRVGIAQSLLNDPEILIVDEPTVGLDPEERIRFRNLLSTLAESRVIILSTHIVTDIESAAPRIALLAKGEVVKFGTPEELMSSVEHKVWNCVVPTSALQQLQEKYMISSTIHRPDGVHARVVSNRRPDFLATPLSPTLEDAYLYAVGDGGGEE